The Humulus lupulus chromosome 4, drHumLupu1.1, whole genome shotgun sequence genome has a window encoding:
- the LOC133832803 gene encoding nicastrin-like, whose product MPNLSNVLFVFHLLTFCLIYWTNNFLPHFQGSGILWNKYDFPVFLLSESSTKTIQEVSEEILKRQRSYTTVVAEFDLVMQTVKARTRDSESCLKEETCLPLGGYSVWSSLPPLNISSSDQGKPIILTVASMDSASFFRDKSLGSDSPISGMIALLAAVDALSHLEAFHDLNKQTLFYWLCRLLTWQKSIFFFSDHIFINLIYEDCTIFK is encoded by the exons ATGCCAAACTTATCTAATGTATTGTTCGTGTTTCATCTTTTAACATTCTGTTTGATATATTGGACCAACAACTTCCTTCCACATTTTCAGGGATCTGGTATATTGTGGAACAAGTATGATTTTCCTGTATTCTTGCTCTCGGAGAGTAGTACGAAGACCATCCAAGAG GTTTCTGAAGAAATTTTAAAGAGACAGAGATCTTATACCACTGTTGTGGCTGAGTTTGATCTTGTGATGCAG ACAGTGAAAGCTAGAACTCGTGATTCAGAATCTTGTTTGAAAGAGGAGACCTGCCTTCCATTAGGGGGATACAG TGTTTGGTCATCACTTCCTCCGCTTAATATCTCCTCCTCAGATCAGGGTAAGCCTATTATATTGACTGTGGCGTCAATGGATTCGGCTTCATTTTTCCGTGACAAAAGCCTTGGTTCAGACTCCCCAATATCA GGCATGATTGCACTCTTGGCAGCGGTCGATGCACTATCACATTTGGAGGCTTTCCATGACCTTAATAAACAG ACATTGTTCTATTGGCTTTGTCGTCTCTTAACTTGGCAAAAAAGTATTTTCTTTTTCAGTGATCACATTTTCATCAATCTGATTTATGAAGACTGTACTATATTCAAGTGA